The Microbacter sp. GSS18 genome has a segment encoding these proteins:
- a CDS encoding thioredoxin family protein gives MDLLSALIGLVALLAATVVVGVVMKLRQGRPQRDIPHEVIQPQRLGADTLGETATLLQFSTEMCAKCPGVHRLLSDVARDRDGVRHLDIDVTHRPDIAKHFHILQTPTTLVLDRDGAVQTRIGGAPSRDVLELELTRLTGVDAHA, from the coding sequence GTGGATCTGTTGAGTGCACTCATCGGCCTCGTCGCTCTGCTGGCGGCGACGGTCGTCGTCGGCGTCGTCATGAAGCTGCGTCAGGGCCGTCCCCAGCGCGATATCCCCCACGAGGTCATCCAGCCTCAGCGTCTGGGGGCCGACACGCTCGGCGAGACGGCGACGCTGCTGCAGTTCAGCACCGAGATGTGCGCGAAGTGCCCCGGAGTCCACCGTCTGCTCTCGGACGTCGCCCGCGACCGTGACGGCGTGCGCCACCTCGACATCGATGTGACGCACCGTCCCGACATCGCCAAGCACTTCCACATCCTGCAGACCCCGACGACACTCGTGCTCGACCGGGACGGCGCCGTGCAGACCCGCATCGGCGGCGCGCCCTCGCGCGACGTGCTCGAGCTCGAGCTCACCCGCCTGACGGGAGTCGACGCGCATGCCTGA
- a CDS encoding DUF4395 domain-containing protein: MPEATGAHRGIDPRGPRFTAAITSVLLLVDVFLGLTGLATSRSADGAWALPAASLAERVLDPAFLLLLVLVLLFVWGVASPRTAPWGALYRAAVQPRLTPPTEFEDPRPPRFAQGVGLFVTAIGLVLQLVGVPWALPIAAAMAFIASFLNAAFGLCLGCQLYLLLQRAGIVGRERPAAA; this comes from the coding sequence ATGCCTGAGGCCACCGGCGCCCACCGCGGCATCGACCCCCGCGGCCCGCGCTTCACCGCGGCGATCACCTCCGTCCTCCTTCTGGTCGACGTCTTCCTGGGCCTCACCGGGCTCGCCACGAGCCGATCGGCCGACGGCGCGTGGGCGCTGCCGGCGGCTTCGCTGGCCGAGCGCGTGCTGGATCCCGCGTTCCTGCTGCTGCTCGTGCTCGTGCTGCTGTTCGTGTGGGGCGTCGCCTCGCCGCGCACCGCGCCGTGGGGGGCCCTGTACCGCGCCGCCGTGCAGCCGCGACTGACCCCGCCGACGGAGTTCGAGGACCCGCGTCCGCCGCGCTTCGCGCAGGGCGTCGGCCTCTTCGTCACGGCGATCGGTCTGGTGCTGCAGCTCGTCGGCGTGCCGTGGGCGTTGCCGATCGCGGCCGCGATGGCGTTCATCGCGTCGTTCCTCAACGCCGCCTTCGGGCTGTGCCTGGGCTGCCAGCTGTACCTCCTGCTGCAGCGCGCCGGGATCGTCGGGCGCGAGCGCCCCGCCGCGGCCTGA
- a CDS encoding OsmC family peroxiredoxin: MSVTSEATTAWKGNLFEGSGEVTLVSSGSGTFAVNWKARSEGSTSVTTPEELIAAAHSSCFCMAFSNMLAENGTPPESIDTTASVTFVPGTGITGSHLNVNAVVPGISPEDFESIAQAAKAGCPVSQALAGVEITLEATLA; this comes from the coding sequence ATGTCCGTCACCAGCGAAGCCACCACCGCCTGGAAGGGCAACCTGTTCGAGGGATCCGGCGAGGTCACGCTGGTGTCGTCGGGATCGGGCACCTTCGCGGTGAACTGGAAGGCACGCAGCGAGGGCTCGACGTCCGTCACGACGCCCGAAGAGCTGATCGCGGCCGCGCACTCCTCGTGCTTCTGCATGGCGTTCTCGAACATGCTGGCCGAGAACGGCACGCCGCCGGAGTCGATCGACACGACCGCATCGGTGACGTTCGTCCCCGGCACGGGCATCACCGGCAGCCACCTGAATGTGAACGCGGTGGTGCCGGGCATCTCTCCGGAGGACTTCGAGAGCATCGCGCAGGCAGCCAAGGCCGGCTGCCCCGTGTCGCAGGCGCTCGCCGGCGTGGAGATCACGCTCGAGGCGACGCTTGCCTGA
- a CDS encoding TIGR01777 family oxidoreductase: protein MPDAHPALRRVVVAGASGLIGGALIERLRADGVEVTRLVRRPAAAPDEVEWLTENERLDPAVLEGADAVVGLNGASIGRFPWTSSYRRTLLWSRVIPTQAIASALRELGTDAPAFASASAVGYYGSAPGVPLDESAPRGETFLADICEEWEAAARHAGDARVVHLRTAPLIHPEGVLKPLLLLTALGVSGPVGRGTQAWGWISLEDEVRAIHHVLGADIDGPVNLSGPERATANDLGFALARRMNRPYLLRAPEWGLKLGLGKDATESLLTADAHIVPAALEASGFTFTHRTVEDAVAAAVPAR from the coding sequence TTGCCTGACGCCCATCCGGCCCTGCGCCGCGTCGTCGTCGCCGGCGCCTCGGGTCTCATCGGCGGTGCGCTGATCGAGCGGCTGCGCGCCGACGGCGTCGAGGTCACACGCCTCGTGCGGCGCCCGGCCGCGGCGCCCGACGAAGTCGAGTGGCTGACAGAGAACGAGCGACTCGATCCGGCGGTGCTCGAGGGGGCGGATGCCGTGGTGGGGCTCAACGGCGCGTCGATCGGCCGGTTCCCCTGGACGTCCTCGTATCGGCGCACGCTGCTGTGGTCCCGCGTCATCCCGACGCAGGCCATCGCGAGCGCTCTGCGCGAGCTCGGGACGGATGCGCCGGCGTTCGCCTCGGCATCCGCGGTCGGCTACTACGGGTCGGCGCCGGGAGTGCCGCTCGACGAGTCCGCGCCGCGGGGTGAGACGTTCCTCGCCGACATCTGCGAGGAGTGGGAGGCCGCCGCGCGGCACGCGGGCGACGCGCGCGTCGTGCACCTGCGCACGGCGCCGCTGATCCACCCCGAGGGGGTGCTCAAGCCGCTGCTGCTCCTCACGGCGCTGGGCGTGAGCGGCCCGGTGGGGCGCGGCACGCAGGCGTGGGGCTGGATCTCGCTCGAAGACGAGGTGCGGGCGATCCACCACGTCCTCGGCGCCGACATCGACGGTCCCGTGAACCTCAGCGGGCCCGAGCGTGCGACCGCGAACGACCTGGGCTTCGCCCTGGCACGGCGCATGAACCGCCCTTATCTGCTGCGGGCACCCGAGTGGGGCCTCAAGCTCGGGCTCGGCAAGGACGCCACCGAGTCGCTGCTGACCGCCGACGCGCACATCGTCCCGGCCGCGCTCGAGGCATCCGGGTTCACGTTCACGCACCGCACGGTCGAGGACGCCGTCGCGGCTGCCGTGCCGGCGCGCTGA
- a CDS encoding DUF1643 domain-containing protein codes for MWDPAPARANHRFALGRPANAGQSPGTLFVVGMNPSHANEVTSDTTVNLAIEASVELKCSGWVMLNLYPERASSPSNIGAFDQTLSDQNCAVIERVLRQHGATEVFAAWGDLKSAAVRKAKPHVLGVFAKLGVRPFYFDRLTVARQPRHLHSRGPKLDLQAPRHYL; via the coding sequence ATGTGGGATCCAGCCCCGGCAAGGGCGAACCATCGATTCGCCCTCGGGCGACCAGCCAACGCCGGCCAATCCCCTGGCACGCTCTTCGTCGTTGGCATGAATCCTTCGCATGCGAACGAGGTAACCTCCGACACCACCGTCAACTTGGCAATCGAGGCAAGTGTCGAACTCAAGTGCTCGGGGTGGGTGATGCTCAACCTGTACCCAGAGCGGGCGAGCTCGCCGTCGAACATCGGTGCCTTCGATCAGACGCTGTCGGATCAGAACTGCGCCGTGATCGAACGTGTCCTTCGCCAGCACGGCGCGACCGAAGTATTCGCGGCGTGGGGTGATCTCAAGAGCGCAGCCGTTCGCAAGGCCAAGCCGCATGTGCTCGGTGTGTTCGCGAAGCTTGGCGTTCGCCCCTTCTACTTCGACCGTCTGACTGTGGCTCGCCAGCCGCGGCACCTCCACAGCCGAGGACCCAAGCTGGATCTTCAAGCTCCCAGGCACTACCTCTGA
- a CDS encoding YfbU family protein produces the protein MAVLNVRVDDSVRDQLKEMADDQGVTLSEFVRDLVSASTVPVYEHPEDHGDLEVPESLRQVDRQMLALLHRILARVLLEDGGGDLEGQLELAEVIQEGYTGEYYRLVADLSPELSRRDSNRVLDILEMFRYITFSIGKLKRDGESVGDDLEASLEFRGFDHNNSLEGHMARYVRFLMDDDRWAELQGQMDRHDRGNSHMPVLDLYLRMLGEYRRIMEGRGRRGYDLDAYYLSLDELQRLADSQIHPSLRREGR, from the coding sequence ATGGCAGTCCTGAACGTGAGAGTCGACGACTCGGTCCGCGACCAGCTCAAGGAAATGGCGGATGACCAGGGGGTGACTCTTAGCGAGTTCGTCCGCGATCTCGTGTCAGCATCGACCGTTCCCGTCTATGAGCACCCGGAGGACCATGGCGACCTCGAGGTACCAGAGAGCCTCCGGCAGGTCGATCGGCAGATGCTCGCGCTGCTTCATCGGATTCTCGCTCGCGTCCTGCTGGAGGACGGGGGCGGCGACCTCGAAGGCCAGCTCGAACTGGCGGAGGTGATCCAGGAAGGATATACGGGGGAGTACTACCGCCTTGTCGCCGATCTCAGCCCCGAACTCTCTCGGCGAGACTCCAACCGGGTGCTCGACATCCTGGAGATGTTCCGGTACATCACCTTCAGCATTGGGAAGCTGAAGCGTGACGGCGAGAGCGTTGGCGACGATCTGGAGGCCTCGCTCGAGTTCCGCGGATTCGACCACAACAATTCTCTCGAAGGTCACATGGCGCGATACGTGCGTTTCCTGATGGATGACGACCGGTGGGCCGAACTCCAGGGGCAGATGGACCGCCATGATCGAGGCAACTCACACATGCCTGTCCTGGACCTATACCTGCGCATGCTCGGGGAGTATCGCCGCATCATGGAGGGTCGAGGTCGGCGCGGATACGACCTGGACGCCTACTACCTGAGCCTGGACGAACTCCAGCGGCTCGCCGATTCGCAGATCCACCCCAGCCTGCGTCGCGAAGGGCGGTGA
- a CDS encoding MBL fold metallo-hydrolase yields MIQLRPGMWKMESSSSWGCNSYLIEEDDRLFLIDPGDGFQLKRIVRELEAAGRSVDEVTDVLLTHYDQDHSRSAAKFRRRTGAAVYLGAADAEILRSRTVPGSWQRRFMMRLLGLAELPESTVELRGKVTITPTLTALPSPGHTPGHYAFVWQDVAFIGDAANTDSDGELVPFDRALMTDPAEGDRTREMLAALPVRLFCSGHGENVERRTSRVVDSGVSPRKP; encoded by the coding sequence ATGATCCAGTTGCGACCTGGCATGTGGAAGATGGAGTCCTCGAGTTCGTGGGGCTGCAACAGCTATCTGATCGAGGAAGATGATCGCCTGTTCCTGATCGACCCCGGCGACGGGTTCCAGCTCAAGCGCATCGTTCGTGAACTCGAGGCGGCGGGACGCTCCGTCGACGAAGTCACCGACGTGCTGTTGACACACTACGACCAGGACCACAGCCGCTCGGCGGCGAAGTTCCGGCGTCGGACGGGCGCCGCGGTGTATCTGGGAGCGGCTGACGCGGAGATCCTGCGCAGCAGGACGGTGCCCGGGAGTTGGCAACGCCGCTTCATGATGCGGTTGTTGGGGTTGGCCGAGCTTCCGGAGAGTACGGTCGAGTTGCGCGGGAAAGTCACGATCACGCCCACGCTGACCGCGTTGCCCAGCCCAGGACACACCCCCGGTCACTATGCGTTCGTCTGGCAGGACGTCGCGTTCATCGGTGACGCTGCGAACACCGACTCGGACGGTGAACTAGTTCCGTTCGATCGTGCGCTGATGACAGACCCGGCGGAAGGGGACCGGACCCGCGAGATGCTCGCCGCGCTACCCGTGCGTCTCTTCTGCAGCGGTCATGGTGAGAACGTGGAACGCCGCACCTCACGGGTGGTCGACTCCGGAGTCTCACCGAGAAAGCCGTAG
- a CDS encoding PASTA domain-containing protein: protein MAARHLFGFVAGAVLALALSGCGASEPSIMPDVTGKQLDVAKSDVERAGHGGDIEVVGGGLFGVVNESNWMVCEQTPAAGAEISSPRLVVDRECGAGGGATSEQTASPAPATPSPSVDPIDTTLAEVLDRINVNDLPAGEVYRFDAELMDRSEWFEGATGHYSVTVKVPGSTFADNQDYFVLLDDASQAADWVPGSVMTFVVENLELEVSGDTGSGWLKVLSAEPAS from the coding sequence ATGGCCGCAAGGCATCTCTTTGGTTTCGTAGCCGGCGCGGTTCTCGCGCTCGCGCTCAGCGGCTGCGGGGCGAGCGAGCCGTCGATAATGCCCGACGTGACCGGAAAGCAACTCGACGTCGCAAAGAGCGACGTTGAACGGGCTGGCCACGGCGGCGACATCGAGGTTGTCGGCGGTGGACTGTTCGGGGTGGTGAACGAGTCGAACTGGATGGTCTGCGAGCAGACCCCCGCCGCAGGGGCGGAGATCTCCAGCCCGCGTCTTGTGGTCGATCGCGAATGCGGCGCTGGGGGCGGAGCTACGTCGGAACAGACAGCGTCGCCGGCGCCCGCTACGCCGTCACCTTCGGTGGACCCCATCGACACGACGCTCGCGGAGGTCCTCGACCGGATCAACGTCAACGATCTGCCCGCGGGTGAGGTGTATCGATTCGACGCGGAGCTCATGGATCGATCGGAGTGGTTTGAGGGAGCGACGGGACACTACAGCGTGACAGTCAAGGTCCCTGGCAGCACCTTCGCCGACAACCAGGACTACTTCGTTCTCCTCGATGACGCGTCGCAGGCAGCGGACTGGGTTCCGGGTTCAGTCATGACGTTCGTCGTGGAGAACCTTGAGCTGGAGGTGAGCGGCGACACCGGATCCGGCTGGCTCAAGGTGCTATCCGCGGAACCCGCCAGCTAG
- a CDS encoding SHOCT domain-containing protein produces the protein MHPFYDPSARMLAEHRTVRAGMWSMAAYLLFWAAAIPFALLVLKRMIGGRASTEPDPAAQLLRERLARGEIDVEEFERLRHVLTDR, from the coding sequence ATGCATCCGTTCTACGACCCGTCCGCGAGGATGCTCGCCGAGCACCGCACCGTCCGCGCGGGCATGTGGTCGATGGCCGCGTACCTGCTGTTCTGGGCGGCGGCGATCCCGTTCGCACTCCTCGTGCTCAAACGCATGATCGGTGGACGCGCGTCGACGGAGCCGGACCCAGCGGCGCAGCTGCTCCGTGAACGCCTCGCGAGAGGTGAGATCGACGTCGAGGAATTCGAACGGCTCCGCCACGTACTCACCGACAGGTGA
- a CDS encoding radical SAM protein, translating to MKTDTPQAAGQDLQRLRGADEVIGLLDGPAGAYLHVPFCSWICPFCPYNKVRADEDLASRYFRALEREVVALRDAHQARFGVPFTSVYVGGGTPTLYLDRLQDVLALVPTTGAVAIEVLPTHGTPRVFDRLAGMGVTAVSIGAQSFHDPVLRRLGRPHDAAAARSAVAAAVGRFDTVDVDLIVDVAFEGAESGTPAGSFLADVEACFDAGVDQVSTYPLMRFGYAPFGRAAHQRRREHAVLAEVGELAERMGYERASVWSFARSGAPPYTSITRRRFIGMGAGASSVLGEDFLVDHFGVATYSTAVEQGQVPVARRLHLGRWAGAAYDAFWQAYAGGVNLDRLGEDHGRVVRTAARTMLEPARWVGLMRREGASLRLTPRGFNAYHDLERAVTYALIEPLWGEMLREHLDEAADLTPDVPSDDDFWARTESARSGPVWRMSRRAFERPVGSVVPEPAAR from the coding sequence ATGAAGACCGACACGCCACAGGCCGCTGGGCAGGACCTGCAGCGGCTGCGTGGGGCGGACGAGGTCATCGGGTTGCTGGACGGGCCGGCGGGGGCGTATCTGCACGTTCCGTTCTGCTCCTGGATCTGCCCGTTCTGCCCGTACAACAAGGTTCGGGCGGACGAGGATCTCGCCAGCCGCTACTTCCGCGCCCTGGAACGCGAGGTCGTCGCGTTGCGTGACGCCCATCAGGCGCGTTTCGGCGTCCCGTTCACGTCGGTCTACGTAGGCGGGGGCACCCCAACCCTGTACCTGGATCGCCTGCAGGACGTGCTCGCACTGGTGCCCACCACGGGCGCCGTCGCGATCGAGGTGCTGCCGACGCACGGAACGCCGCGGGTCTTCGATCGGCTGGCTGGCATGGGGGTGACGGCGGTGAGCATCGGCGCCCAGTCTTTCCATGACCCGGTCCTGCGGCGCCTGGGCCGACCTCACGACGCGGCCGCGGCGCGGTCCGCGGTCGCGGCAGCGGTCGGCCGGTTCGACACCGTCGACGTGGACCTGATCGTCGACGTCGCCTTCGAAGGGGCCGAGTCCGGCACACCGGCAGGCAGCTTTCTCGCAGACGTCGAGGCGTGCTTCGACGCCGGAGTCGACCAGGTCTCCACCTACCCGCTGATGCGCTTCGGCTACGCGCCCTTCGGTCGCGCCGCCCACCAGCGGCGGCGTGAGCACGCGGTGCTGGCCGAGGTCGGCGAGCTTGCGGAGAGGATGGGGTACGAGCGGGCGTCGGTGTGGTCGTTCGCGCGTAGCGGGGCGCCGCCGTACACCTCGATCACCCGCCGTCGCTTCATCGGAATGGGAGCAGGGGCCTCGTCGGTGCTGGGCGAGGACTTCCTCGTCGATCACTTCGGGGTCGCGACGTACTCGACCGCGGTCGAGCAGGGTCAGGTGCCCGTCGCGCGGCGGCTGCATCTGGGCAGATGGGCAGGCGCCGCATACGACGCGTTCTGGCAGGCCTACGCCGGAGGGGTGAACCTGGATCGGCTCGGCGAGGACCACGGGCGGGTCGTCCGGACGGCGGCGAGAACGATGCTCGAGCCAGCGCGCTGGGTCGGCCTCATGCGCCGAGAGGGCGCGAGCCTGCGACTGACGCCGCGCGGGTTCAACGCGTACCACGACCTCGAGCGCGCCGTCACCTACGCGCTGATCGAGCCGCTGTGGGGCGAGATGCTCCGAGAGCACCTCGACGAGGCTGCCGACCTGACCCCGGACGTGCCCTCGGACGACGACTTCTGGGCGCGCACCGAAAGCGCGCGCAGCGGACCGGTGTGGCGCATGTCGCGCCGGGCGTTCGAACGTCCGGTCGGCAGCGTCGTCCCGGAACCGGCCGCGAGATGA
- a CDS encoding AraC family transcriptional regulator: protein MIAILNQVVEYVEQNLDGEIDIDALASSLGTTEYHVRRMFSSLAGMPLSVYIRRRRMTVAAADLRTDASLLDIGTRHGYGSAEAFGRAFRAVHGVGPGDVRRNGGPLRSQPQLRFRLTVEGNTPMDTRITDRSAFRLIGHAARVPLIHRGPNPRIQAHIASLPVTEHERLKGLSSTEPAGLLQVSADVDPDYAEGSELTYLHGVAVDGDASVPADLDVIDVSAGTWVVFQVTGDYPAALQETWAATATDWFPSNPWRLRPGPSIVAVLDRASDFSTATCELWLPIEHA, encoded by the coding sequence GTGATCGCGATACTCAACCAGGTCGTCGAGTACGTAGAGCAGAACCTCGACGGTGAGATCGACATCGACGCGCTGGCGTCGAGTCTGGGCACGACGGAGTATCACGTGCGCCGGATGTTCTCGTCACTGGCCGGGATGCCGCTGTCGGTGTACATCCGGCGGCGGCGGATGACCGTCGCCGCCGCGGACCTGCGCACAGACGCGAGCCTGCTCGACATCGGGACCCGACACGGGTACGGCTCGGCCGAAGCGTTCGGTCGCGCATTCCGTGCCGTGCATGGCGTCGGCCCTGGCGATGTGCGCCGCAATGGCGGTCCCCTTCGATCACAACCGCAGCTCAGGTTCCGCCTGACCGTCGAAGGGAACACCCCTATGGACACCCGCATCACCGACCGCTCCGCCTTCCGGCTCATCGGGCACGCCGCCCGCGTGCCCCTCATCCACCGCGGCCCGAACCCGCGAATCCAGGCCCACATCGCCTCCCTGCCTGTCACGGAGCACGAACGACTGAAAGGCCTCAGCAGCACCGAGCCCGCCGGGCTGCTGCAGGTCTCCGCCGACGTCGACCCGGACTACGCGGAGGGAAGCGAACTCACCTACCTCCACGGCGTCGCGGTCGACGGCGACGCCTCCGTCCCGGCCGATCTCGACGTGATCGACGTGTCGGCGGGAACGTGGGTTGTGTTCCAGGTGACCGGCGACTACCCGGCCGCGCTCCAGGAGACCTGGGCTGCGACCGCCACCGACTGGTTCCCTTCGAACCCCTGGCGACTGCGTCCCGGCCCCTCGATCGTCGCCGTGCTCGACCGCGCGTCCGACTTCAGCACCGCCACCTGCGAACTCTGGCTCCCCATCGAACACGCCTGA
- a CDS encoding nucleotidyltransferase domain-containing protein, with the protein MITEARLHQMAADLIGVDGVAAVVLGGSRARGTHRPDSDVDLGVYYERGRLDVRALEVLAERWVGAPAQVARPGSWGPWVDGGAWLTVDGTPVDWILRDLDRVREQCERATRGEFAFFNQPGHPLGFLDVAYAGEVATALLLRDPTAVLAGLRGSITPYPPALRDAMLRNLWQVDFLLDGAAKGAKRGDTSYVALCAAHAVLLVAHAWHAAAGEWATNEKGLVLDVERLGIETNGFTTSATRLLGSLGQDPGELDHAIGQLRGLPRPDSAQ; encoded by the coding sequence GTGATCACCGAAGCTCGCCTGCATCAGATGGCGGCCGACCTCATCGGGGTCGATGGAGTTGCGGCTGTGGTGTTGGGTGGAAGCCGCGCCCGCGGCACCCATCGCCCCGACTCCGACGTCGATCTGGGTGTCTACTACGAGCGCGGACGGTTGGATGTTCGGGCGCTCGAGGTGCTCGCGGAGCGGTGGGTCGGCGCGCCGGCGCAGGTTGCGCGCCCCGGGAGCTGGGGTCCGTGGGTCGATGGCGGCGCGTGGCTGACCGTCGACGGTACTCCGGTGGACTGGATACTGCGTGATCTGGATCGCGTCCGGGAGCAGTGCGAGCGGGCGACCCGGGGAGAGTTCGCGTTCTTCAACCAGCCCGGTCACCCGTTGGGGTTCTTGGACGTCGCCTACGCCGGCGAGGTGGCGACCGCGTTGCTGCTCCGAGACCCGACGGCAGTCTTGGCCGGGCTGAGGGGTTCCATCACTCCGTACCCACCGGCCCTGCGGGATGCGATGCTCCGCAACCTCTGGCAGGTGGACTTCCTGCTGGATGGTGCAGCGAAAGGCGCGAAGAGGGGGGACACCTCCTACGTTGCGCTGTGCGCGGCGCACGCTGTGCTGCTCGTGGCGCACGCATGGCATGCCGCTGCCGGCGAATGGGCGACCAATGAGAAGGGGCTGGTCCTCGATGTGGAACGGCTGGGCATCGAGACGAACGGGTTCACGACGTCCGCGACGCGTCTGCTCGGATCGCTCGGCCAAGATCCCGGCGAGCTCGACCATGCGATCGGACAGCTCCGCGGACTTCCCCGCCCCGACTCAGCTCAGTGA
- a CDS encoding LacI family DNA-binding transcriptional regulator — protein sequence MSETSSIPPAAVRLVRDFVNTVEWQVDEDAWQTPSDLADWFAENTDRTRHALNRADLDFARRTREGLREVLLSHAGHEPLQAAVDDLNQLLSAVPLRMDFDSAGSVRLSANSAAGFATWLGPILEAITTSAADGSWCRLKACSRDSCRWAYWDSSRNQSGRWCSMAGCGNYIKMRRRNSAVRSPGEVIPTAFDGSRVPRLIDVAARAGVSIKTVSNVANGYGNVAEETRRRVQAVIDELGYRPNLVARELRSTHPTRPPATAPDGE from the coding sequence ATGTCAGAGACGTCCAGCATCCCACCTGCGGCAGTGCGTCTGGTGCGCGACTTCGTCAACACCGTTGAGTGGCAAGTCGACGAGGACGCCTGGCAGACGCCGAGCGACCTGGCAGATTGGTTCGCCGAGAACACCGACCGAACGAGACACGCTCTCAACCGCGCGGATCTCGACTTCGCTCGTAGAACCCGGGAAGGTTTGCGCGAGGTGCTCTTGTCCCATGCCGGCCACGAGCCGCTCCAGGCCGCGGTCGACGACCTCAATCAGTTGCTGAGCGCTGTGCCCCTGCGGATGGACTTCGACTCGGCGGGCTCGGTCCGCCTATCCGCGAACAGCGCGGCGGGCTTCGCCACCTGGCTCGGCCCGATCCTGGAAGCGATCACGACATCAGCCGCCGATGGCAGTTGGTGCAGGTTGAAGGCGTGCTCGCGTGATTCATGTCGTTGGGCGTACTGGGATAGCAGCCGCAACCAGTCCGGGCGGTGGTGCTCGATGGCCGGGTGCGGGAACTACATCAAGATGCGCCGACGAAACAGCGCCGTCCGGTCCCCGGGAGAAGTGATCCCCACTGCGTTCGACGGCAGTCGTGTGCCGCGACTGATCGATGTGGCCGCACGCGCAGGTGTGTCGATCAAGACCGTCTCCAACGTGGCGAACGGCTACGGCAATGTGGCGGAGGAGACCCGGCGCCGCGTACAGGCGGTAATCGATGAACTCGGCTACCGGCCCAATCTCGTAGCACGAGAACTCAGATCCACCCACCCCACCCGCCCACCGGCAACGGCACCCGACGGCGAATAG
- a CDS encoding adenosine-specific kinase, with amino-acid sequence MAVDIEVVPLEKPDDVNVIVGQSHFIKTVEDLHEALAGVGGGLRFGVAFCEASGPRLVRRTGNDDALVDLAVAAASAIGAGHSFVIMLRDGFPVSVLNQVKAVHEVCSIFCATANRVQILVAVTDAGRGVTGVIDGEPPVGVETEQDVTDRKDLLRAIGYKL; translated from the coding sequence GTGGCTGTCGACATCGAGGTCGTCCCGCTCGAGAAGCCGGACGACGTGAACGTCATCGTCGGTCAATCGCACTTCATCAAGACCGTCGAGGATCTGCATGAGGCGCTGGCCGGAGTCGGCGGCGGACTGAGATTCGGAGTGGCGTTCTGCGAGGCATCCGGTCCACGGCTCGTCAGACGGACCGGCAACGACGACGCGCTGGTCGACCTCGCCGTCGCCGCCGCGTCGGCCATCGGGGCCGGGCACTCGTTCGTGATCATGCTGCGCGACGGCTTCCCGGTGAGCGTGCTGAACCAGGTCAAGGCGGTGCACGAGGTATGCAGCATCTTCTGCGCCACGGCGAACCGGGTGCAGATCCTCGTCGCCGTCACCGATGCCGGCCGCGGCGTGACCGGCGTCATCGACGGCGAGCCGCCGGTGGGCGTCGAGACCGAGCAGGATGTCACGGACCGCAAGGATCTCCTGCGCGCCATCGGCTACAAGCTCTGA
- a CDS encoding phosphatase PAP2 family protein: MSLLRAVVLPGLGAIAVLAAAGRVIRLLGGDDPREDRALRALQDAFGHRPDDGDAAGATDPAEPTWPRGPIDQVTQPLSWYSGVPQTIANGAIWCGVIWLSTRNRRSAVAPAAALALETACFVASAALVRRPRPQGVWRPEQPHATSSFPSGHTAAAFALHGTLADLLDRHGARGARFLGPLLRYGMPGAIAFSRVYRGQHHISDTVAGAMLGRWSATVVRRELILP, translated from the coding sequence ATGTCGTTGCTCCGAGCCGTCGTCCTGCCGGGGCTCGGCGCGATCGCCGTTCTCGCCGCGGCCGGGCGGGTGATCCGGCTCCTCGGCGGCGACGACCCACGCGAAGACCGGGCCCTGCGTGCGCTCCAGGACGCGTTCGGCCACCGGCCGGACGACGGCGATGCCGCGGGCGCGACCGACCCCGCCGAACCGACCTGGCCGCGCGGGCCGATCGACCAGGTCACCCAGCCGCTCTCGTGGTACTCCGGCGTGCCCCAGACCATCGCGAACGGGGCGATCTGGTGCGGCGTCATCTGGCTGTCGACGCGCAACCGGCGCTCCGCGGTCGCCCCGGCGGCGGCGCTCGCCCTCGAGACCGCGTGCTTCGTCGCATCCGCGGCGCTCGTGAGACGGCCACGACCCCAGGGGGTGTGGCGCCCGGAGCAGCCGCACGCGACGTCGTCGTTCCCCTCGGGGCACACGGCCGCAGCCTTCGCGCTCCACGGCACGCTCGCCGACCTGCTCGACCGCCACGGCGCCCGTGGCGCGCGGTTCCTCGGCCCCCTTCTTCGATACGGGATGCCCGGCGCGATCGCGTTCTCGCGGGTCTACCGCGGCCAGCACCACATCTCGGACACCGTCGCGGGCGCGATGCTGGGACGGTGGAGCGCCACTGTGGTGCGGCGGGAGCTGATCCTGCCATAG